A stretch of the Papaver somniferum cultivar HN1 chromosome 6, ASM357369v1, whole genome shotgun sequence genome encodes the following:
- the LOC113288014 gene encoding serine/threonine protein phosphatase 2A 59 kDa regulatory subunit B' gamma isoform-like — protein sequence MIKQILGKLPRKPSSKSTPSGTVNNDGGVVLGASSMNSSQGVNTAGAGNNNSKGSSTSGKNSSSTVTASRSNNSSSVSNASSTNKLKDGKKSAAVALQTGQVLLNSVYEALPSFRDVPSSEKQNLFIRKLNMCCVIFDFPDPSKNIKEKDIKRQTLLELVDYITSVTSKFNEVVMQEITKMVAANLFRTFPSSNHDNKFPESYDPEEEEPTMEPAWPHLQVVYEFLLRFVASSETDAKLAKRYIDHSFVLRLLDLFDSEDQREREYLKTILHRIYGKFMVHRPFIRKAINNIFYRFIFETEKHNGIAELLEILGSIINGFALPLKEEHKLFLVRALLPLHKPKCVSMYHQQLSYCITQFVEKDFKLADTVIRGLLKYWPITNSSKEVMFLGELEEVLEATQTAEFQRCMVPLFHQIGRCLNSSHFQVAERALFLWNNDHIRNLITQNQKVVLPIIFPALEKNTRLHWNQAVQSLTLNVRKIFSDADPELFEECLTRYQEDESKEKEIREKRESTWKRLEDVAASKAVSIEAVLVPRLTSSLSLGGTTTSPRAANGS from the exons ATGATAAAACAGATACTCGGAAAGTTACCAAGGAAACCATCTTCAAAATCTACGCCAAGCGGAACGGTTAATAATGATGGAGGGGTTGTTTTAGGTGCTTCTTCAATGAATTCATCTCAAGGAGTGAATACTGCTGGGGCAGGTAATAATAACTCGAAAGGAAGTTCGACTTCCGGGAAAAATTCTAGTTCAACAGTAACTGCTTCCCGTTCTAACAATTCATCTTCTGTATCGAATGCCTCTAGTACGAATAAGTTGAAAGATGGGAAAAAATCTGCAGCTGTTGCTCTCCAAACAGGGCAGGTTTTGCTTAACAGTGTTTATGAGGCATTACCCAGCTTCCGAGATGTTCCTAGTTCTGAAAAGCAGAATCTTTTTATTCGGAAGCTGAACATGTGTTGTGTTATATTTGACTTCCCGGATCCGTCGAAAAACATCAAAGAAAAAGATATCAAGCGGCAAACCTTGCTTGAGCTGGTCGACTATATTACATCTGTTACCTCTAAGTTTAATGAGGTTGTTATGCAAGAAATCACGAAGATGGTGGCCGCTAACTTATTTCGCACATTTCCATCCTCAAATCACGATAACAAGTTCCCAGAGAGTTATGACCCAGAAGAGGAGGAACCCACTATGGAACCAGCATGGCCCCACTTGCAGGTTGTTTATGAGTTCTTACTTAGATTCGTTGCTTCTTCAGAGACAGATGCCAAGCTAGCGAAAAGATACATCGATCATTCATTTGTATTGAGGCTGCTAGACCTTTTCGATTCCGAGGACCAGAGGGAGAGAGAgtatctaaagacgatactccaTCGTATTTATGGGAAATTCATGGTACACCGTCCATTCATCAGAAAAGCCATTAACAATATCTTTTACCGTTTTATCTTCGAGACGGAGAAGCACAATGGGATTGCGGAGTTGCTTGAGATTCTAGGAAGTATAATTAATGGATTTGCGTTGCCGCTAAAGGAAGAACACAAACTATTCCTTGTTCGGGCATTACTGCCTCTGCACAAGCCTAAATGTGTATCGATGTACCATCAACAACTTTCTTATTGCATCACTCAATTCGTTGAAAAAGACTTCAAACTTGCAGATACAGTGATAAGAGGCCTTTTGAAATACTGGCCAATTACTAATAGTTCGAAGGAGGTTATGTTCCTGGGTGAGCTGGAGGAAGTTTTGGAAGCTACGCAGACAGCGGAGTTCCAGCGCTGCATGGTCCCTTTGTTTCACCAAATTGGCCGCTGCCTCAACAGCTCACACTTCCAG GTAGCTGAACGCGCATTGTTCCTTTGGAACAACGATCACATCAGAAACCTTATTACTCAGAATCAGAAGGTGGTCCTTCCCATAATCTTTCCGGCCTTGGAGAAAAATACAAGATTACACTGGAACCAGGCTGTTCAGAGCCTGACGTTGAACGTCAGGAAAATTTTCTCAGATGCTGACCCAGAGCTCTTTGAGGAGTGCTTGACCAGATATCAAGAAGACGAATCTAAGGAGAAAGAAATAAGGGAAAAGCGTGAATCAACGTGGAAGCGATTGGAAGATGTTGCAGCATCCAAGGCTGTGAGCATCGAAGCAGTGCTGGTGCCTCGGTTGACGTCATCCCTTTCCCTGGGTGGTACCACCACAAGCCCAAGAGCTGCTAATGGTAGTTGA
- the LOC113288013 gene encoding uncharacterized protein LOC113288013, whose translation MLVLQFHRPITTGSSPINGFHRQGGGKFQRNQQKFRLNAQALPSRTQRIMESISVSGEVGGAGGSYSYNALKRLDQIWTNLCSIQTAPEQPYQVVSQSPGTFNVSDVGPKEILTFDVLVCGGTLGIFLATALSLKGLRVGIVERNLLKGREQEWNISKKELLELVEVGILKEDDIELATAMKFNPNRCGFEGKGEIWVEDILNLGVSPAKLIEVMKKRFTSLGGIIFEGCSVSSINVFDDAAVLKLAEGKTLSSRLIIDAMGNFSPVVKQIRSGRKPDGVCLVVGSCARGFKDNVTSDVIFSSSSVKNVGNAQVQYFWEAFPAGSGPTDRTTYMFTYADPQPGCLKLEELLEDFWDLMPAYQGVSLDDLEILRVIYGIFPTYRDSPLPSAFNRILQFGDASGIQSPVSFGGFGSLTRHLGRLSDGIYEAVNNNFLDSSSLSLLNPYMPNLSSSWLFQRAMSAKPEANVSPDFINELLCVNFQCMERLGDPVLRPFLQDVIQFGPLVKTLGLVMITKPQIIPSIFKQVGVPVLISWSGHFFMLGYYTFLSTFVDPVIRPWVNTLPAKMKYDWRRHLEAWKYGSGLDYTL comes from the exons ATGTTGGTCTTACAATTCCATAGACCGATAACTACTGGATCATCTCCAATTAATGGTTTCCATAGGCAAGGAGGAGGAAAGTTTCAGAGGAATCAGCAGAAGTTTCGTTTGAACGCCCAAGCTCTTCCCTCCAGAACCCAG AGGATAATGGAAAGTATTTCAGTTAGTGGTGAAGTGGGTGGAGCTGGTGGATCATACTCATACAATGCTTTGAAGAGGTTGGATCAAATATGGACTAATCTTTGTTCTATCCAAACAG CTCCAGAACAACCATATCAAGTAGTTTCACAGTCCCCAGGGACATTCAACGTTTCCGATGTTGGTCCCAAAGAAATACTTACATTTGATGTGTTAGTTTGCGGAGGTACTCTAGGGATTTTTCTTGCAACTGCGTTAAGTTTGAAGGGACTTCGAGTAGGCATTGTTGAAAGGAATCTCCTAAAAGGG AGAGAGCAAGAGTGGAACATTTCGAAGAAAGAGCTCTTGGAACTTGTGGAAGTTGGCATTCTGAAGGAAGATGATATTGAACTAGCAACAGCAATGAAATTTAATCCT AACAGATGTGGATTCGAGGGAAAAGGGGAAATATGGGTAGAAGACATTCTTAATCTTGGTGTTTC TCCAGCTAAACTAATAGAAGTAATGAAGAAACGTTTTACTTCCCTTGGTGGCATCATCTTTGAGGGATGTAGCGTGTCTAGCATAAATGTATTTGATGATGCAGCA GTTTTAAAACTCGCTGAAGGAAAAACTCTGTCTTCGCGTCTCATCATTGATGCGATGGGAAACTTTTCCCCCGTGGTAAAACAG ATAAGATCAGGAAGGAAGCCAGATGGTGTTTGCCTGGTTGTCGGTTCATGTGCTCGTGGTTTTAAGGATAATGTAACAAGTGATGTCATATTTAGTAGTTCATCTGTAAAGAACGTTGGGAATGCACAAGTGCAGTATTTTTGGGAG GCTTTTCCAGCTGGGTCTGGTCCTACAGATCGAACTACCTATATGTTCACTTACGCTGATCCTCAACCAGGGTGCCTGAAATTGGAGGAGTTATTAGAAGACTTCTGGGATTTGATGCCTGCTTACCAG GGTGTTTCACTTGATGATCTAGAGATACTGAGAGTCATCTATGGCATTTTCCCTACATACCGTGACAGTCCACTTCCATCTGCTTTTAATCGTATTCTACAG TTTGGGGATGCCAGCGGCATACAATCACCAGTCTCATTTGGTGGATTTGGAAGCTTGACTAGGCATCTTGGCCGATTGTCAGATG GAATTTATGAAGCAGTTAATAATAATTTTCTTGACTCTTCTAGCTTGTCCTTGCTGAATCCATACATG CCAAACTTAAGTTCATCCTGGCTGTTTCAAAGAGCAATGTCAGCAAAACCAGAAGCTAATGTTTCACCAGATTTTATTAATGAACTTCTCTGCGTAAATTTCCAGTGTATGGAG AGACTCGGCGATCCAGTACTCAGACCATTTCTTCAGGATGTTATACAATTTGGTCCTCTAGTGAAGACATTGGGCTTAGTTATGATAACCAAACCTCAAATTATTCCTTCTATATTCAAACAG GTGGGAGTTCCTGTGCTCATAAGCTGGTCTGGACATTTTTTCATGTTGGGTTACTACACATTTCTCTCAACCTTTGTTGATCCTGTCATAAG ACCATGGGTGAATACACTGCCGGCCAAAATGAAGTATGACTGGAGAAGACATCTGGAGGCTTGGAAGTATGGATCTGGATTAGATTACACGCTATAA